A single region of the Anas acuta unplaced genomic scaffold, bAnaAcu1.1 SCAFFOLD_298, whole genome shotgun sequence genome encodes:
- the LOC137849277 gene encoding LOW QUALITY PROTEIN: glycine and tyrosine-rich protein-like (The sequence of the model RefSeq protein was modified relative to this genomic sequence to represent the inferred CDS: substituted 1 base at 1 genomic stop codon), which produces GVPNLGGGLIWGGPYFGGWSPIWGGGPTLGGGVPNFLGGSLIFGGGLIWGIPILGGGPQFGGGPTLGGVPNLGGEGSLIRGWSLIWGVPNFFGVVPNLGRGPXFGGGSSLIWGFPNL; this is translated from the exons GGTGTCcctaatttggggggggggctaaTTTGGGGGGGTCCCTATTTTGGGGGGTGGTCcccaatttgggggggggggcctactttgggggggg gggtccctaattttttgggggggtccctaatttttgggggggggctaaTATGGGGGATCCCTATTTTGGGGGGTGGTCCCCAATTTGGGGGGGGCCCTActttggggggggtccctaatttggggggggaggggtccTTAATTCGGGGGTGGTCCCTAATTTGGGGGGTCCCtaatttttttggggtggtcccTAATTTGGGGAGGGGTCCCTAATTCGGGGGGGGGTCTTCCTTAATTTGGGGGTTCCCTAATTTGTGA